Proteins encoded together in one Coffea arabica cultivar ET-39 chromosome 2c, Coffea Arabica ET-39 HiFi, whole genome shotgun sequence window:
- the LOC113725099 gene encoding transcription factor bHLH36-like, whose product MYPLQQGNELENQNPCRPCQPDKILNDLVTLESTASLPPATSITGKKHHHRRFLPAIQQENKKQDHEDTTTTNSNQHKLKRILHRDIERQRRREMANLYASLRSLLPLDYVKGKRAISDHMQEAVNYIKCLQKNINQLGSRRDRLMIPPCNLSSTFSFSSGNRSTSADSRCLRDCGAIVRVSQGGDGVEVLISISSKEETFPISRVLKMLLGEGLDVVSCVSTATNEIKVHKILAEVTDGRKSIDTLALQHQLMNAINPPES is encoded by the exons ATGTATCCTTTACAACAAGGCAATGAGCTGGAAAACCAAAACCCTTGTAGACCCTGCCAACCGGACAAAATCCTTAACGATCTGGTCACCCTTGAGAGTACTGCCAGTCTGCCTCCAGCCACCAGTATCACCGGAAAGAAGCACCACCACCGGAGATTCCTCCCGGCAATTcagcaagaaaacaaaaaacaagaTCATGAGGATACTACTACCACTAATAGTAACCAGCACAAGCTCAAGAGAATTCTTCATAGAGACATCGAACGCCAGAGAAGGCGAGAAATGGCCAACCTCTATGCTTCCCTTCGATCCCTCCTGCCCCTTGACTATGTTAAG GGAAAGCGGGCGATATCTGATCACATGCAGGAGGCCGTGAATTACATAAAATGTCTGCAGAAAAACATCAACCAACTGGGGTCACGGAGAGACAGGCTCATGATCCCGCCTTGTAATTTGAGTtctacttttagttttagctcTGGGAATCGAAGCACAAGTGCCGATAGTCGGTGTTTGCGTGATTGTGGTGCGATTGTGAGGGTGAGCCAAGGCGGCGATGGGGTGGAGGTTTTGATCTCCATTAGTTCTAAGGAGGAAACTTTCCCCATTTCGAGAGTGCTGAAAATGTTGCTTGGTGAAGGGCTCGATGTTGTGAGCTGTGTTTCCACAGCAACTAATGAGATCAAAGTCCATAAGATTCTGGCGGAG GTTACTGATGGTCGGAAAAGTATAGATACATTGGCGCTGCAACACCAACTGATGAATGCGATTAACCCTCCCGAGTCTTGA